The Aneurinibacillus uraniidurans genome segment GCCTTTCGCTTTAGCGAAAGGCGTTTTTTGCGTAAAATTAGACAACTGCTATCCTCATAATCGTTCTGCATTTTATGGGGTTACCAGTGTGCGAATCACCGTTTCTAATTCTTTCGGAGGGAGAACGCCTGTCTCGATCCGAGTGATTTTTCCGTGCTCATCAATAAAGACGTTCGTCGGGTAGCCCTGAACGTGATATAGCTCTGTTACATCCCCTTTCTCATCAAAAACAACCGGATATGGTACCCCGAAAAAATCCGCAAAGGTGCGTGCATTTTGTTTTTTATCATTTAGTGTTACGTTGACTGCTACGATTTCAAACTTTCCTTGATATGCTTTGTACAGCCTGATTAGCTGCGGAGTTTCAATATGGCATGGACCGCACCAGGACGTCCAGAACGAGAGTAAGACCGGCTTTTTAATAGAAGAAAGGCGTAGTGCGTGTCCGGACGCATCCATCAGGGTGAAATCTGGTGCGTAATATCCGACGGCGGCGCGAAATTCTTTTTGAGGAGAACGGAGCGTTTTCTGTTGGGTGTACAGTGTGTAGCTAAGAAGGGCGAGAATAACAGTGAGAGCTACCAGCGCTTTTTTCATAAACGGTTCACCTGCTTTTAGTTAAGATACATAATGGTTTCGCTATTGTATGGATGATTACCTTTTTGGTTTGCGGCGTTTCTCTCCGTGCAGCAGTCGATGGGCAAGAGCGGGCTGTGATGTAATGATGCCGTCTGTTCCAAGCTCGATCATTCGTTTGATTTCCGGTAAGGTATTAACTTGATATGGGACGATTTTAATGCTGTATTCTCGGCAGGCATCTACAAATGGTGCAGTTACTTCGTGGACAGGGGGATGGAGGTAGGTGCAGTTGTATTCGCGGGCGTAGTGCCATGCTTTGCGTAAATGGCCAAAATATAAAAAAGCGGTTTCCACGCCACAATTTATTTGTTGAAGCGATTCAAGACTGAGTGGATTAAATGTCGAAATGACAGTTTTGTCCTGGAGGTTGTGTCGTGTAATCGCTTCACTGACTTTTTGTTCGATGCCGTTGGAAAAGGAGAAGAAATTTTTTAGTTCAATATTGAGCATGATCGGCTTTGTAGCGGCGCGGGCCAGTACATCATCAAGAGTCGGGATGCTTAGCCCGGAAAAACGGGAGTCAAACCAGCTCCCGGCATCGAAGCGGCGGAGCTCAGCCAAGGTGTAATCGCGAATATGTCCAGGTTTCCCAAAAATACGCTTAAGGGACCAGTCATGAAAAACAACGAGCTTATTGTCGCGGGTTAGCTGTACATCGAGTTCAATGCCAGTAGCTCCCTGTCGAAGGGCGGCGGCAAAAGCTGGCATCGTATTCTCTGGGTGGGTAGCCGATGCACCACGGTGGGCATAAATCAAGAAAAAATCCTTCATACGGCAGCCTCGCTTCTGTAAATAGAATTGGTATAAGGTATGCGGATGCACATCGGAAAATGTACGAATGAAAGCAGGACAGTTATACTAAAAAGAAAGAGAATGGAGGGATAGTGTGGGTGGTGAGTGGTTTGTACAATCATTTCAGGAAGATTACTCGACGCTGTACCGGCATCGAGATGAACAGTCTGCGCGTCAGGAGGTAGAAAGTTTGCTGCGGTTGCTGCCGCTGCCGAAGACTGGTCGGGTGCTTGACTTCTGCTGTGGAGATGGACGACATTCACGTGCGCTAGCGCAGCACGGGTATGAAGTTGTTGGGTTCGATCTATCTGCATACTTGCTTTCGGAAGCTCGGTGTAAGACGAAAAAGGAGAATGTAACGTATTATCAATATGATATGCGTGAGGTGCCGTTCAATGAGGAGTTTGATGTTTTATTCAATCTCTTTACGAGTTTCGGCTACTTTGCAGATGATGCGGAAAATGAGAAGGTAATTAAGCGTATGGCGCAAGCGCTGAAACCGGAGGGCAAGCTTGTTATTGATTATTTAAATCCCGAGTATGTGCGTGCTCATCTGGTGCCGGAGTCGGTGCGGGATGTAGACGGTAAGCATATTATAGAGCGGCGTACGATTGAGGATGGATTTGTTGTAAAACAAATTATCATTACCGAGCAGGAAGAAGAGCGGACTTTTTGGGAGCGGGTACGACTGTACAGCGCAGATGAGATGGAAACGATGCTTGATCGGGCTGGGATTAAGCTGCTTGATGTATACGGGGACTATACATTGGCTCCTTATGGCCCAGAGATGAAACGGATGATTTTATTCGGTCAGAAAAAATAAAATAAAATGATGAAAAAGACGGTTTTTAGAGAAAATCGTCTTTTTTCTTTGTTCTCTCTGCGTTATAATGTTAGAAAATATAACACTAAAAGACAGGTGATCTAACATGATAGTGAGTGTTGAGGGAACGGGACAGCAGTATGAGGTGGTGAATGCTGAAGAACTTGCGAACTATTTGTGTGAGATCAAGGCGAAACGGTTATCTTATATTGCAGAGCTGCATGGCCGGATCGAAAGATATGAGAAGCGACGGGCGCAGCAGCAGGCGGCGTATCACAAGATGTCTTCGATTCGCAAGCTATTTAGCGGCAAGGCACCGGATCATCACCTGGCTGTAGAATATATGGTGTATGTCAGACAGCCGATGCAAGAGATTGCTCAGCTAACAGGCGGGAACAATGTTATTGAAGAGATTCTTGTGGTGCTTAGTGGTGGAGCAGACACTGTATGTGTACCAGTCTGGCTGTCGCAAGAAATTTTAAATCGTATGGGGCGGGAGCGGCTATGGTAGGACTCAAACAGTTTACTGCTCTTAGTACGGGCGTAGATACAATCTGGATTGTGTTAACAGCGGCGATGATTATTTTGATGGAGGGTGGCTTTGCGTTACTGGAAGCAGGGTTTGTCCGACGGAAAAATTCTGTCAGTATTATTATGAAAGTATTTGTTGATATTGCATTCGGCACGCTTTGTTTTTATGCGATTGGTTTTGCGTTCATGTACGGGAAAGACTGGTCGTCGTTTATTGGTACAACTGGATTTGGAATGAAAGGGGACTTGTCTCATCTCACATTCCCATTTAGCAAAGAGACATTTTTTATGTTTCAGGCCGCATTTGTCATTGCAGTTATTTCGATTGTATCCGGTGCTGTGGCTGAAAGGATGCAGTTTCGGGCTTATGTGCTGTATGCGGTTGTGATGACGACCGTCATCTATCCGATCTCTGGACACTGGGTGTGGGGTGGTGGTTGGCTTGGGCGGATGGGAATGCTTGATTTTGCTGGTTCGGCTGTTATTCATGCGATGGGGGGATTCAGCGCATTGGCAGCGGCGCAAATGATAGGACCGCGCCTCGATAAGTATAAAGGCAGCGAGACGCATGTTATTATACCAAGTAACATTCCGCTTGCCTCTGTCGGAGCTTTCTTGCTCTGGTTTGGCTGGTTCGGATTTAATGCTGGCTCGACCTTGAGTGCCTCAGATGTACGGATTGGACATATTGCGATGGTTACGATGCTGGCTGCTTCTGCTGGCGGTGCGGTAACGCTTTTGTATACGATGTTTCGCTATGGGCGTGCGGATGCGCCGTCTGTTATTAATGGATCGCTTGCCGGACTTGTTGGCATTACAGCGGGATGTGCGTTTGTAAGTGCAGATGCAGCGATTCTGATTGGTGCTGTGTGCGGACTTGCGATGCTTGCTGCTACGTATTTGCTTGATATATGGAAGATTGATGATCCGGTTGGCGCATTTCCTGTACACGGGGTATCTGGTATTCTCGGTACGTTGGCAGTCGGCTTGTTCGCAACCGATAAGGGGGTGCTATACGGGGGAGGCTGGTCGCTTCTCGGGGTGCAGGCACTTGGACTGCTTGTCATTTGTGTATGGGGATATGCTATGACATGGATAGCCCTTAAAGGGATTAGCTGGCTCGTACCGCTTCGGGTAACGGAGGAAGAGGAGCGGATTGGACTGGATATTTCCGCACATGGTACGATGGCGGTGAATGACAAGGATACGTTAGCGCTTGGAGAGAGGTTTAGAAGTAGATAAAATAGTGTAGGATATAAAGGAAGGTTCTTCCCTTTTCTTTGTATCGTACGTTATTAGTGGTACAATAAAAAGAGGGAGGTGTATTGTTGTGGATTACAGCAAAATGTGCCCGAAGTATGAGTCGGCGATTGAGATATTAGGAAAAAAATGGTCAGGCCTGATTATTCGTGTCCTGTTAGGGGGACCGCGAAGATTCAAGGATATTAAAGCGCAAATTCCGGAGATGAGCGATCGCATGCTGACTGAACGCATCCGTGAATTTGAAGAAGTCGGGATTATGGTACGTAAAGTGTATCCGGAAACTCCGGTACGCATTGAATATGAATTAACCGAGAAAGGTCGTGACCTGGAAGGGGTAATTGGAGCAATTCAAGAATGGGGCGAGAAATGGATGTAATAACAGAAAGCCAGACCTTTACGGTCCGGCTTATTTTGTATCCATGTAATATGTGGTTGGTTATGCGCGACCGCCGAGCTGTTGTTCAGCCATTTGTACAAGGCGTTTCGTAATCTCGCCACCTACAGAACCGTTTTGGCGAGAAGTTGTGTCCGGCCCGAGGTTTACACCGAATTCAGAAGCAATCTCGTACTTCATTTGATCTAGAGCGTTTGCAGCCTGTGGTACGACAAGATTGTTTGTGTTCGAATTTTGAGCCATGTTGTTCATCTCCTTACGAGAATGTGTTAGATTCAAGGATGTTGTGTCCTTGTACGTATATTGTCACAACTTAGATGTATGTTTACGCGTGGTAATGTTTGGAATATTGTCACAAGGGAAAACAGAACATCCGACGCTAGGATTGCGGCTTGAAGTTTGGTACGATGAGAACAAGAAATTAGTTTGGAAGGGAAGATTTTATGAACGAGTTTGTTTGCCCGCACTGTGGAAAATCAGTGGCTGGAAATCATCGTTATGAAGTAAGATGTTATCAGTGTAATCGCTATACGTATCTTACTGAGGGATTATCATTGGAACAGGAAAAAGAGGAGTTGTATAGTGCGGCCGCTCAGTATGCGTATGCGTACGTACCGAAAATCGTACGCGAATATGTGGACAAGTATGGTCTTGCTCAGTCCGGGCCGAATACGCTTCAATGGTTCCGTGACAATGAAGCGGAAGCGCTGACTCTCATCAAGTCGTTCCTTGACGAGAAACTTACGGAAAATACGCTGCATCAGCTGCATGAAGGGTATACACATGATATGCCATTCTTGTTGTATGTGCTGGATACGTTGCATTTCCCTGTGCATCGCGCACCGCTGGAGTGGGATATAGAAGGATCAGATAGTAGCGAATTCTAATGATACAAAACAGATAAAGAGAGGCTGTCCCTAAAGCCAGAACATGGCAACGGGACAGCTTTTTTTGCGATATCGACAGTGCGTAGGAGAAGGGGGGAGATCCTGGCGATCCAGCTCCTCTGCCACGCTTTGAGAGAAACTTGCATTAAGAAAAAGAAGAAAATAGCAGGAATCGGGCTAGGTGATCTGGAACTTATTACCTAGTAGATCTGTAATTTGGAAAGGGGAAGCGATATGTATAACTTGAATCAGTTCGATTTAACCAAAAAACTGGAGTCAAAATCAGACTATAAGGAAATGCTGAAAAAATATCAGTTAGAAATGCTGTCATTGCAGCGGGAATTACACAACAAGGGAATTCCGGTCATTCTTGTCTTTGAAGGTTGGGACGCTGCGGGTAAGGGGGGCGCGATTCGTCGGGTTACGGAGCAAATCGATGCGCGTGGTTTTCAGGTGCATGCGATTG includes the following:
- a CDS encoding TlpA family protein disulfide reductase is translated as MKKALVALTVILALLSYTLYTQQKTLRSPQKEFRAAVGYYAPDFTLMDASGHALRLSSIKKPVLLSFWTSWCGPCHIETPQLIRLYKAYQGKFEIVAVNVTLNDKKQNARTFADFFGVPYPVVFDEKGDVTELYHVQGYPTNVFIDEHGKITRIETGVLPPKELETVIRTLVTP
- a CDS encoding glycerophosphodiester phosphodiesterase, coding for MKDFFLIYAHRGASATHPENTMPAFAAALRQGATGIELDVQLTRDNKLVVFHDWSLKRIFGKPGHIRDYTLAELRRFDAGSWFDSRFSGLSIPTLDDVLARAATKPIMLNIELKNFFSFSNGIEQKVSEAITRHNLQDKTVISTFNPLSLESLQQINCGVETAFLYFGHLRKAWHYAREYNCTYLHPPVHEVTAPFVDACREYSIKIVPYQVNTLPEIKRMIELGTDGIITSQPALAHRLLHGEKRRKPKR
- a CDS encoding class I SAM-dependent methyltransferase yields the protein MGGEWFVQSFQEDYSTLYRHRDEQSARQEVESLLRLLPLPKTGRVLDFCCGDGRHSRALAQHGYEVVGFDLSAYLLSEARCKTKKENVTYYQYDMREVPFNEEFDVLFNLFTSFGYFADDAENEKVIKRMAQALKPEGKLVIDYLNPEYVRAHLVPESVRDVDGKHIIERRTIEDGFVVKQIIITEQEEERTFWERVRLYSADEMETMLDRAGIKLLDVYGDYTLAPYGPEMKRMILFGQKK
- a CDS encoding ammonium transporter; translated protein: MVGLKQFTALSTGVDTIWIVLTAAMIILMEGGFALLEAGFVRRKNSVSIIMKVFVDIAFGTLCFYAIGFAFMYGKDWSSFIGTTGFGMKGDLSHLTFPFSKETFFMFQAAFVIAVISIVSGAVAERMQFRAYVLYAVVMTTVIYPISGHWVWGGGWLGRMGMLDFAGSAVIHAMGGFSALAAAQMIGPRLDKYKGSETHVIIPSNIPLASVGAFLLWFGWFGFNAGSTLSASDVRIGHIAMVTMLAASAGGAVTLLYTMFRYGRADAPSVINGSLAGLVGITAGCAFVSADAAILIGAVCGLAMLAATYLLDIWKIDDPVGAFPVHGVSGILGTLAVGLFATDKGVLYGGGWSLLGVQALGLLVICVWGYAMTWIALKGISWLVPLRVTEEEERIGLDISAHGTMAVNDKDTLALGERFRSR
- a CDS encoding winged helix-turn-helix transcriptional regulator produces the protein MDYSKMCPKYESAIEILGKKWSGLIIRVLLGGPRRFKDIKAQIPEMSDRMLTERIREFEEVGIMVRKVYPETPVRIEYELTEKGRDLEGVIGAIQEWGEKWM
- a CDS encoding alpha/beta-type small acid-soluble spore protein, whose translation is MAQNSNTNNLVVPQAANALDQMKYEIASEFGVNLGPDTTSRQNGSVGGEITKRLVQMAEQQLGGRA